tttatcttaaacacaataattaatgcctgataaattaagtttttgaaGTGCGGCATATATACCGGAGCTTATCTTATGATAAAatgctataataaaaataatggcaatatgttatattaatagtacTCTTATGTATGTATCGTCGGCGGCACTGTATCCTAGCTTGAAATTGTTGAAGAGAAGATCGGTGATCGATTTGATTCCTGTAGCTTGCACCGACAATATGGACGTAATGAAGCCGGCATAGGCATTGTACATAACAAGGGAGAATATTAGACTGAATAACAACAAGGTCTTTCCAGATGGGCTACGAGGCGTCCAGGGTGATCCTAAAAGTTTCAAttgctaataataaattttatatgtggtatgtaattaaatattactacgTATTTTTATTAGCATTTTGGAAAAATGGTGAAAACATGGAATGATAAGTAGTTAAGTACTATAGCACAGctacattttacatatgttctaacgaaggaaaaagagaaaccTTGCATGCACATGATACTTAAGCACCAAAGTGCAGATTCCCCGATTCCGACGTGTTTTTCATCCTCATTATGCAACAACATTTTAGCGGCGTATATAACCAGCGCCATTGCAATTAACATAATAAGATATGTCCCCGCGACGCAGCCAAGCAATCGATTGTCGAAcggttgtaaaaatatatctctCATTGTGCCGGTTTCCAGTGGATGATAATAAATGTTTCTCCTGCGTGAAATATTGTTTCATAATCACTCAAtagaatattacaaaatataaatatctagtTATACTTACAAGACTTTAAATTTGGAATTTTAGGCTGTttggtaattttaatttgttttacggtttttattttacactatttagatataaattttaaaatattgtcctttgatttctttaaatgatattgaatgcaatgtttatattaaaattgccaGTTTGATCAAAAAGCAGCTTTATttcaattctttatatatttaaagtttggATAGCATTCGTTAATTCTGACTTATTCGTTTTTTACTTGAAACTTTTACCTACATGTAACGTATCAAAGGATGACTAAAAGTCATCTCTGCCCAACGTTCCTCGTCATTCATTGTTATATATCCTAAACCAATGTCGACGGTGCCAGCTACAACATCGCCAAGAAGATGACTCCATACTTTGTTAGTTAACGTACCGAGCTTTTCGTGTGGCACTAGCTCGATACtgcaaaagttaaatataaattgtatttatttattatttgtaggtatatgtgatataatttttgaaattagtttatttttatttctttctaaaaGGATATTTCTaaggatataattatttcttattttacgtagaaatttttttttaggattttaattattttatacttatgtaattattttgagaaatttaatttctaagatAGGATAATTTTCTCGAGGATTAAGCAATCTTTGAACAGGtagactattatttattattaaagctgttctaaagatttataaataatgtattatttttcaaatatcgttgtaaaaataaaaaactactCTCAGgagtatcaaatatttttttacctgGCATTTACGCTATTGGTGACAATGGTTGCAAAATCCAAAAGCGGTGCGATATCGTTAGCAGTGGCCTCCGATTCGGTAACATCCGTCTGTCCGTCGTTAGTTCCATTCAAAATCCCAAAGACAATAGGAAGACCGTTGAAATCGCTTCTCAGTTTTACTCTCATCGGCAACTTAAGAGTGTGAAACTCTGGATTCCAGTAACCAAGATATCGGACAATTAGACTTGTATTATCGGAATGACGTATTTTGTAAGTGTGCATCAAGTAGAACGACACTGTACGATTCTCTTTAGTAGCGTAGCTCAAATTGATCGTGGCGTTCTCGATGTTTCGTCCTTCCGGTGGTCCCACAAACTCGAAGCGATCGCCATATCGTCGAAGGGACCGACATATTCtacggaaagaaaaaaagattttttcatgttataataattcaaattactATTATCATAATAGCATAACGTGTAATCTTTTGAAAATACTACAAAAGATTTTCCCGTCATTtctatttcattatttgtatagttatttttttatttttccattttttatattacagtgATCCagaattgtttttcaaaattcagaTGACAAACAATTCGAAAAATATAAgcttttacatataaaatgcaatttgaaGCACCAATATGGTTCCTTTCTCCAATATATtgcaaattgaaatttaaccCTGTCACGGCCAGTGGTATATCCGCTGTATCAAATCCAAAATGACGGATTAAAATACAGAAGAATAACACTGGCCAGTTAAAAATATGCACCATGGTTATGCACGATAACATGGTACGATAATACCACAAATTGTTAGAAAATAACTGAACACGACTTACTTACTGTTGCGTAACTCAAacacacaaataaatatatttactatctttaaaaagaaataaatttttatttatttatttgttttaaaggtaataaaaaatattataaatggctacttaaaagtatttaaagatatttgaaagcttttaaattttactaaaactttcttggtaaataattttacacgcacacgcatatgcacgcacgcacacatgcgcgcgcacacacgcacgcacacacacacacacacacacacacaataaacCTAATTTCAATAAACCTAGTTCACAATAAACCtagtttcattaaatttaatgaaattttaatgagtATGCaacaaaactttaataatatttagcagaaaaaattattttctgcgtttaataaaaataacaataaatttgaaaaatgcatTCTGTAATAGCATattaacgatatttttttgtaataatttttaaataattttaacaaactgttatattaattaaaaaataaagtccGTTATAATGAACGTTTAATAATTTCCGTGCAAATTGTGTTCTATGTAATATAAGGCAATTAAAACGAACGGAATAAATTGCGGAAatctagtaaattttgtcttcCGCGGTTCCGCGTTTCTGCATTTCATGTAACGGCATCCTTACACTCCCTCCTATTATTCTTTCCTTCATGGCGGCAATAAAGTCACATGACCATCTTGTGACTTTGCGTcagaaaagataatattaaattttgttcaatttgTGTAGACAAATCATACCGGAAGTAACGTCGTTCGAAGTAACACAGACTGGTTTTGATCGCTTTATATGCAGTAAAATTTGAGGATgtaagtattatttatgtaattaatttaattatattttagagcgtaattatatcattttgttaTTCTACTGcatatctaataaattaatttatgttaacttGTACTTAGTTGTCCGTGCGGCTTGCTCTCATTAGCTCTTTTTGtatcgtttttaattatattttctgtccgttatctaaaaaattaggtACTGTAATTGGCCTAattgataaagttttatttttgttgcatTCTATTTTCCATAAAAGAACTttgataaagtaataaatattttaatgatgaaTGATTATtcacaagaaattatttttattaaaaaacaaatatataatgaattagaactttttaatagaattgaaactattaacaataatgcacaaaacaataataaaaaacaaaattttcaattaattgatcaagtttactttttttctaagattCTTCATAgtctcaaaattaaattacttttcacataaaagtttataattcagaaattatatatgaagattataaattaaaatattttgtaatgttttatatttattattctttttatttatattctttttatttctaccaCATATTCGAGGATAAGTAAATTTGAAACTTACTTGTCTCGATATTTCTGAGCATATATCCAAGCGGTAGCGTCGTTCGGTAGCGGCGAGGTAGCCACGACCACATCACTGTCAATACCAATATTTAGATCTCGAAGAACGGTATCGATAGTGGAATCGTTTCTTCTTGTGGTTACTATAAGCCATGAGATGTAATAGTTGAACAGAAATTTCTGGGAAGCCTGTCAAAACACTTGCTTTGATTATATGTAATCTGCCGAAagtgtttcaaaaaaatggctttatttttataaaattaattgatttatttgcaaaagaatgtacattacaattatatttaatggaaaaaagataataaaaagaaactataagatttattaactatactttttgtagaataacctaattgattgaatttaataatctacaattattgttataagTGAAGTAattactgtaataaaaaagaaaatgttgatATTAGAATCAATTCACTTTTCGTAGAATGATAAAGCAGAGATGCGATCTACGCTATTATTTCCACGCAATATCAGATAAATAGGAATTATTCTCGTGAGACCATTCTTTGCTAACAAAGCAcgcaatatattcttttatgatatttaaaagattaaaaaaaattaatattaaaagaacattaaaaaatttattattatttttctttataaacttaaaatcctgttgtataaattattgttgtttaatttaatatttaagtatgttctattatgcaaatagtattataaatatataaaatgtattttggaaaaaatgattttggcgcgttaatttttaaatgcataataattgtattattgtcatttgcaaaatttctatattctatataaattatacattagaATGAAGCAAACCCAATAAAgaatgttttgaaaatatgatgCAGTCATGCAACAAGCTtgcgtaataataaatttgtctctttgtaaatttgtataaataattttaaaaaattatattatttaatgccGTATTTAcacagttatttaaaaagatcaaTATTAagatgtgtgtgtatgttaaaatgtagttaatttaatttgaatttgcaattttatattttatttctcagaCATAGAGAAACATAGAATCATAccatttgaataatattatcagGTGATGTCAGATTGAGTCCATCTAAAAGTACGATTGAGCCAACGCGATGTGTTCGAATCGTAAGAGCATCCGGTATGTTTGGATTTGTTGCCGATTGTAGAGAAACGCTGATACCCTTTTTACCGAAACATTCGATTAACGGTCGGGCGTAATTAAGGGCGCAATCTGCATTCATTTGTAaagctttaataattattatatattatgtcttgatatttaattagtgATTAGAATTAGTTCAAACGTTATACTTTCTTCAAcggtacattttaaaaatgtattatttttaaaattattaaaactgtttaattaataaacgaaataaagagttttattaaatttgttttacgtaaaaattagaaacacgtttagaaataaaagtaaatttaccATTTATTTACcggaaataattttcttttctttcaacttattattaactaataatagTACTTACTGAACGGGCTAACATTATCGAAAAGCACCACTTGGTCCCAAGAGCGCCATTCCGCGTACTCCAGTAGCAATTGTAGAGTCAATGGAGACGTGAGAATACAAGGTTTGGCGACAACGTGAATTGCCATTAACATCACCAACAATAACTTTGCATCTCCAGCATCAATTTTGCTTCTGCGTTTAATCggtaacattatataaatctaaaaaattgatagaaatattgttttataaaaaggaaattggaagattgaaaatttctttcttgtcACATTGGCTTtgataagtgaaaaaaaatgacGATTCACGATTCACTATTGTTAAACTCCAATTATCGAGTTGATTTTGACTGAGTTGTATTGCTGGTTAATTTACTACTGACAACAAGCGATTTTACCTGCGTAAGCATTACCTGTAACTATCGTGAAATGCCGGCTCTTGTCAAGGCTTGTCAAATTCTTAATTCATCGCTCAAATGCCAAGTCGATAGACGAACGTCGAAAACATAGTAAATCTTTGACAGCAAGAAGCAAAAAGCTTGACTTTAATAGCTATGACGatggaaaaaagtaaaaagaatctTGAGTTTTAtccacattatatttttttattacatttctcaAGCAGTTATATTTTGGTGCTCGTATaatcacaattattttgccgattatatttaattttttaaatatacctGTAAATCTATGCGTGATTACAACGCATATTTTCGTAacttttatacgtatatatttcttaattctttttacatgatacaatagaaaaatgacgtaaatatatttcttattacaattacatatttgtagcagtaatgtaaattaaaaaatgtgtgacTACATTAATCTTTCGCAGATTGTTGCAAAACAAATCGAATATGAAtcatcaaaaatattgattaacgCATAGTGAATATTcctaaaaaatatcaaatttctgaattaatgcaagcaaataaaatagtactaaaaaaaacgaagaatttatagaattacataaaattacataaaattttttaacttagtTACCCAATTCAGTTAATAGCATATTgttgattatttattgttatctaTTTATTGATTGTCATAAACACCTCATAATACATACCTCATAATACACCTAAGTTTCTAATACACAATTTATACACAATTTTACGCTGTGACGACCGATTACACACTAACAATTACTTTCTTTTAGAAAGCTATTGATTCGTAGTCTTTAAAGATAGTAATCAGAATGAATTCTGTCTCTTATATCGCAATAAATTAGTTACTTGAATTATAGCTATCTATTCgctgtatttattaatagtgatctcattgaaaaaaaaatagccaagttagtaaatttttacgtagtttactaataaaataacatatatacatttaaaaaaatttattttacaaaatgcaTGTTCTTCAATTAATATCAAGTATCATTGtgtcaaatttgttaaatgttaaatctaaacaaatctgaaacaatttgtaatttatctgtaatttgtgaaataaaaaaaatctataaggACATACATTTATGATCTTTCTTCATAAAAATGAgccaaagatttttatatttttctttgcttaGGAATCATCCTTTATAGTAactacagaaaattttatatttattaatttatttctattatttataatataacaagtaaaagtttagtttaatttttcataaattttaaccctttttacttttttcaaacaaatttggatatttaacaaaaaataaattttttatatttttaatatattaatattgattagaTATGCAAATAGTAATATTGGGTCATTATGACAATTATAAAGTCAGTTTACACAAGTGCGCattcaagtattttaaatgGAGCAATGTGCTGATAGTGCAATTTGTAAAAGTGCATAGGACTGCAATCTGAGAAAACAATTCAGTCATTATGATTGAAATACGTGATTAAGAACTACCAATGAGAATACCGGATAAACGATACAAGTGTTTTTTTCTTACGGtgatttagaaatattttgcgaattgatacaaatttttaaaaaatttgtatgtgtTTATTCAAATagtgtaaattatataaacatctTGTGTGAAATACATTGCTATATAAGTGCATTcaagaaaagtaattaaataataaatatttgagctttttttattaatattattattatcattattattactcgACCAGTAATTGTTTTATGGTTAATTCTTGctataactaaaattatttaaagatattagtTATAAgtaaggaaaaatatttaaatttaaagtttaaaaaggtaaaatataaataaagaaggttaagaatatattaaaaaataaattatttttgatatcgtGTTCGATTAAGTATTATAATGTGtcatgtttatttttgtatggACAAATTTAGTCTTTAATAATTGGTTTCAAAAAAGTTGACAGTTTGTTATTTGTTGGTAGCGTAAAACTGATTTTTGGGATTCTTGGTCCAGTGATTCGAAAACAAAGATGCCGCCAAATATTTCAAGCGTACAACCAAAAATAGTTAcggagaaaaattttcagaaagatGAAGCTTTGCCTGCGCAAAACAGAAGTGAAATTTATACCAAAGGCTGGTTCAAAACAGAGCCGAAatggattaatattatagcTATTACTTTTCTTCATTTATTCTTTGTATATGTTTGTTTGACTTTTAAATTTCTCGAAAACTTGAAGACAACTTTATGGAGTAAGTATGTTTtaagtttcttattttataccCAATAGAATCATAATTGATaactaagtatttttataaattaattgatagatttattaatacacaaaattaatGCTTTCTTATGAATGTATCACAATAGCATAATTaacaaacttattaaaatattctgttttttttctgtttcaaGTATTTATTGTGTACGCAATAGGAGGATTAGGTATTACTGCCGGTGCTCATCGTTTGTGGACCCACCGATCTTACAAAGCTAAAAGGCCTTTTAGAATTCTACTTCTGCTTTTCTATACTTCAGCGGGTTTGGTAGTTAAACATTTGTAACTACCGTTTTGTACATTGCAAAATGTAACAGTTTTTCTTTAcgactgtttttttttcagaataacCTTTACGAATGGGTGCGAGATCATCGGGTGCACCATAAATATACAGACACAGACGCGGATCCGCACAACAGTACTCGaggtttctttttctctcacgTTGGTTGGCTGATGACGAAGAAACATTCGGAAGTGATTCAAAAAGGTCGTCAGATCGATATGAGCGATGTATTAGCTGATCCTATTGCCGCATTTGGCATCAAGTAAGTTTATGCAAAGTTGATTACGCGGTATTGCTTCAtacaaaaaagagagaaaatctACATTTGATTCGGAACTTGATCTCCAAAGTGTGTATCTATCATTCCAATATCTTTCAGCaaccttttttcaaaaaatctttctttttatataaattattttgtaaaataaattattttatatggcgtaaattacgtattttttaaCCAGTTTACATTTTGCAGATATTTTTGgatacttaattttattttctctttcctgCTCCCGGTGATAGTGCCTGTATATGGATGGAATGAGACTTGGTATAGAGCCTTTGTATCACAGATTATTATTCGTTATGTCATTGTTTTGAATGTCACATGGAGCGTCAATAGTGCGGCTCATATCTGGGGCTCAAGACCATTCGATGtgttagtaaataattaaaatcagaatttataattgtagatataaaaaaacttaattggAAGAAATCTCAGAGCTTCTGTGTCATTCTGTGTCACTCAAGAATAACTTTATTCCGTTTATTTTAACGGTAGACACATCAACCCGACAGAGAACCTATGGGTCAGCTTAGTAACGGCCGGTGAAGGATGGCATAATTATCATCATGTTTTCCCATGGGACTACAAGGCTTCGGAATTAAGATATTCCAATTATTACACTACACAGTTCATCGATTTGTTTGCGAAAATTGGATGGGCATACGATCTCAAACAACCATCGGAGGAAATCGTGAAGACTACTGCGATGAAAAATGGTGACGGAAGCCATTATTTGTGGGGTGCGGTATCATATCCAgacaataaaattgaataataaaaataacaggtttgcatgattttttttctaaactaaCGACAAATgtacacaattaaaataattgatatctaCATATTAAACCtatatttgttgttttttaaaaatatatttctttattaattatttaataattgtaaaatgtaattaaaataattaaataacacaatctgcaatatattttttgtttatatttgattttgaaaagaagtattagatacatattataacagcatattataatagttttgtttatattacgatatattataatatatatttatttatatgttatcaCGTAACTAACAAAATtagttttgaataaaaaatgcaaaaatggtTTGTTACACAGTATATAGCGAATTTGATTAGATCTGCACTAATGTGCACTGATGCACATTAAAATCACTAATTTAACCGAAGtataaaaatgacatattaCATGTTGTTATCTTTTGTATATGTACGACGGCTTTAATGTGCACAAGTGCGTCCATTTAAACTCGCTAATagtttataatgaaaaaagataagaaaaaacacaataaaaaacttacatttaatttataattaaagattaatttattatataattaaattgtttatcaaTCATTATTTAGAGCTTATTGTGTACGCATTTTAAGGTACCtactattataatacactgttataaactgagaaaaaagtcaagtatttaaaagcatttaaattaatgGGCGTTTTCCAGCAAGTGACATGGATGatacagtgtaacacagtgaatcattttatttttgttgtttattaatgttaaacaacgataaaataattcagtaTGTGTTATACTGTTCTTCTATATATGTCTCTTGTTAGAAAATACGCAAagttttcttcaatatttattggttataaaaaaatttgactgtGATGGAATATAGCTTTTTGTGAAatacatttcatttttcttacacttaaaaaattgtttaaaaaaatattgttaatttgacaaaattttcaaactaaattaaaattttgtcaattcaagaatttatgcatttaacttaaattcacaaatttcaattcaagtatttatatagttaattgaaatatataaatacttaaataaacaaaatttaatttagttgaaaaatttagtcaaattaacaacattttttttagtgtattaattgattgatttatatatattagaaaataattttttttgccgtatttaaataagattttgtttatttacagtaaaataaacattatattttaaataaatttttaatcattctcTCCTCagtgtaat
This genomic window from Monomorium pharaonis isolate MP-MQ-018 chromosome 8, ASM1337386v2, whole genome shotgun sequence contains:
- the LOC105834383 gene encoding glutamate receptor ionotropic, delta-2; the protein is MLPIKRRSKIDAGDAKLLLVMLMAIHVVAKPCILTSPLTLQLLLEYAEWRSWDQVVLFDNVSPFNCALNYARPLIECFGKKGISVSLQSATNPNIPDALTIRTHRVGSIVLLDGLNLTSPDNIIQMASQKFLFNYYISWLIVTTRRNDSTIDTVLRDLNIGIDSDVVVATSPLPNDATAWIYAQKYRDKICRSLRRYGDRFEFVGPPEGRNIENATINLSYATKENRTVSFYLMHTYKIRHSDNTSLIVRYLGYWNPEFHTLKLPMRVKLRSDFNGLPIVFGILNGTNDGQTDVTESEATANDIAPLLDFATIVTNSVNASIELVPHEKLGTLTNKVWSHLLGDVVAGTVDIGLGYITMNDEERWAEMTFSHPLIRYMRNIYYHPLETGTMRDIFLQPFDNRLLGCVAGTYLIMLIAMALVIYAAKMLLHNEDEKHVGIGESALWCLSIMCMQGSPWTPRSPSGKTLLLFSLIFSLVMYNAYAGFITSILSVQATGIKSITDLLFNNFKLGYSAADDTYIRNANDSNLRQLYIKAFNNRESRLETRTGLMKAVKGRYGFFVSATLARRALRTTFIQERCILKELMLPQTLTVVALPMAKSCPYRKIINLNILRIYERGVLDKIQERMLPTMPRCAASAAFNSARLADVYSAFFLLMAGMVTAISIGIFERIWNKRKQMKETVVRGIRKHNLIPHLHFHHHHHHHHDGGHNRPDDRHPHFHIAASTRKLRGYDPAYLTMLQNHARQVQSFVGFQERDISPEKPRGPGLEPRLQVQKRSINPKRASWSSFSGLSKRKMRSTERIPPTSNVENVPMFPFRD
- the LOC105834384 gene encoding acyl-CoA Delta(11) desaturase — its product is MPPNISSVQPKIVTEKNFQKDEALPAQNRSEIYTKGWFKTEPKWINIIAITFLHLFFVYVCLTFKFLENLKTTLWIFIVYAIGGLGITAGAHRLWTHRSYKAKRPFRILLLLFYTSAGLNNLYEWVRDHRVHHKYTDTDADPHNSTRGFFFSHVGWLMTKKHSEVIQKGRQIDMSDVLADPIAAFGIKYFWILNFIFSFLLPVIVPVYGWNETWYRAFVSQIIIRYVIVLNVTWSVNSAAHIWGSRPFDVHINPTENLWVSLVTAGEGWHNYHHVFPWDYKASELRYSNYYTTQFIDLFAKIGWAYDLKQPSEEIVKTTAMKNGDGSHYLWGAVSYPDNKIE